From a single Nicotiana tomentosiformis chromosome 2, ASM39032v3, whole genome shotgun sequence genomic region:
- the LOC104101026 gene encoding uncharacterized protein, whose protein sequence is MDDEIQKTQEERKKMEEQLASMNSVTFDTDLYNTDRFEGYEKSIPVNDDDDTFDMENEVARKMASFTAPKQFFKEAPRAGEDDEPTGFNKPSKIIDREDDYRRRRLNRVISPERNDPFLDKTPGPEVRTYADVMREEALKRQKEELMKEIAKKKKEEQEKAADKKEEVEKPAQKRRNRWDQSQDDGGAKKAKAGSDWDLPDSTPGIGRWDATPTPGRVGDATPSVKKNRWDETPTPGRVADSDATPAGGATPGATPAGMSWDATPKLAGLATPTPKRQRSRWDETPATMGSATPMAGATPAAAYTPGVTPVGGVELATPTPGAINLRGPMTPEQYNLMRWEKDIEERNRPLTDEELDAMFPQEGYKILEPPPSYVPIRTPARKLLATPTPIGTPLYSIPEENRGQQFDVPKEMPGGLPFMKPEDYQYFGSLLNEEDEEELSPDEQKERKIMKLLLKVKNGTPPQRKTALRQLTDKAREFGAGPLFNRILPLLMQPTLEDQERHLLVKVIDRVLYKLDELVRPYVHKILVVIEPLLIDEDYYARVEGREIISNLSKAAGLATMIAAMRPDIDNIDEYVRNTTARAFSVVASALGIPALLPFLKAVCQSKKSWQARHTGIKIVQQIAILIGCAVLPHLRSLVEIIEHGLNDENQKVRTITALSLAALAEAAAPYGIESFDSVLKPLWKGIRSHRGKVLAAFLKAIGFIIPLMDAVYASYYTKEVMVILIREFQSPDEEMKKIVLKVVKQCVSTEGVEPDYIRQDILPEFFRNFWVRRMALDRRNYKQLVETTVEIANKVGVADIVGRIVEDLKDESEPYRRMVMETIEKVVANLGASDIDARLEELLIDGILYAFQEQTSDDANVMLNGFGAVVNALGQRVKPYLPQICGTIKWRLNNKSAKVRQQAADLISRIAVVMKQCGEEQLMGHLGVVLYEYLGEEYPEVLGSILGALKAIVNVIGMTKMTPPIKDLLPRLTPILKNRHEKVQENCIDLVGRIADRGAEFVPAREWMRICFELLEMLKAHKKGIRRATVNTFGYIAKAIGPQDVLATLLNNLKVQERQNRVCTTVAIAIVAETCSPFTVLPALMNEYRVPELNVQNGVLKSLSFLFEYIGEMGKDYIYAVTPLLEDALMDRDLVHRQTAASAVKHMALGVAGLGCEDALVHLLNYVWPNIFETSPHVINAVMEAIEGMRVALGAAVILNYCLQGLFHPARKVREVYWKIYNALYIGAQDALVAAYPILEDDETNVFSRPELNMFI, encoded by the coding sequence ATGGATGATGAGATTCAGAAGACGCAAGAGGAGAGGAAGAAGATGGAGGAGCAGCTCGCTTCTATGAATTCGGTGACTTTTGATACTGATCTGTATAATACCGATCGATTTGAGGGTTATGAGAAGTCGATACCAGtgaatgatgatgatgatacttTCGACATGGAGAATGAGGTTGCTAGGAAGATGGCATCGTTCACTGCTCCGAAACAGTTCTTCAAGGAGGCCCCGCGGGCTGGGGAAGACGATGAGCCAACGGGGTTTAACAAACCGAGTAAGATTATTGATAGAGAGGATGATTATAGGAGGAGGAGGTTGAATCGTGTGATTTCCCCTGAGAGGAATGATCCCTTTTTGGATAAGACCCCGGGGCCTGAAGTGAGGACCTATGCGGATGTCATGAGGGAGGAGGCTTTGAAAAGACAGAAGGAAGAGTTGATGAAGGAGATtgcgaagaagaagaaggaagagcaGGAGAAGGCGGCGGATAAGAAGGAGGAGGTTGAGAAGCCAGCTCAGAAGAGGAGGAATAGGTGGGACCAATCTCAGGATGATGGTGGCGCTAAGAAGGCCAAAGCTGGGTCAGATTGGGATTTGCCTGACTCGACTCCTGGTATTGGGAGGTGGGATGCAACCCCGACACCCGGCAGGGTCGGTGATGCAACTCCTTCGGTGAAGAAGAATAGGTGGGATGAGACTCCCACGCCTGGTAGGGTTGCTGATTCTGATGCTACCCCTGCTGGTGGTGCTACTCCAGGAGCAACCCCAGCTGGTATGTCTTGGGATGCTACCCCGAAGCTGGCAGGTCTTGCTACCCCCACACCTAAAAGACAGAGGTCAAGGTGGGATGAGACTCCAGCCACTATGGGAAGTGCAACTCCCATGGCAGGTGCTACCCCGGCAGCAGCTTATACACCAGGTGTTACTCCTGTTGGGGGAGTCGAATTAGCTACACCAACCCCTGGGGCCATCAATTTGCGTGGTCCGATGACTCCTGAACAATACAATTTGATGAGGTGGGAGAAGGACATTGAAGAGAGAAATCGGCCCTTGACTGATGAGGAGCTTGATGCAATGTTTCCTCAGGAAGGTTATAAGATTTTGGAGCCTCCACCATCTTATGTTCCCATTAGAACACCTGCCAGGAAGCTGCTTGCCACACCTACTCCTATAGGGACTCCCTTGTATTCTATTCCTGAGGAAAATCGGGGTCAACAGTTTGATGTACCAAAAGAAATGCCTGGTGGTTTGCCATTTATGAAGCCTGAGGATTACCAGTATTTTGGTTCCTTGTTGAACGAGGAAGATGAAGAGGAGTTGTCTCCCGACGAACAGAAGGAGCGGAAGATTATGAAGCTTTTGCTCAAGGTTAAAAACGGCACACCCCCTCAGAGGAAAACTGCTTTGAGACAGCTTACTGATAAGGCCAGAGAATTTGGTGCGGGGCCCTTATTTAATCGAATTCTGCCATTGCTCATGCAACCCACACTGGAAGACCAAGAAAGGCACTTGCTGGTTAAAGTTATTGATAGGGTACTCTACAAATTGGATGAATTGGTTCGCCCGTATGTACACAAGATTCTTGTCGTGATTGAACCTCTTCTGATTGATGAAGATTATTATGCTCGTGTTGAAGGAAGGGAAATTATATCTAATCTTAGCAAGGCAGCTGGCTTGGCGACTATGATTGCTGCCATGCGTCCAGATATTGACAACATTGATGAGTATGTCAGGAACACAACTGCTCGAGCTTTTAGTGTTGTAGCGTCTGCACTCGGTATTCCTGCTTTGCTGCCGTTCCTGAAAGCAGTTTGTCAGAGTAAGAAGTCTTGGCAGGCTCGTCATACGGGTATTAAGATTGTTCAGCAGATCGCCATTCTCATTGGTTGTGCTGTTCTTCCACATTTGAGGTCTTTGGTGGAAATTATTGAACATGGTCTCAATGATGAGAACCAGAAGGTCAGAACTATTACAGCTCTTTCTTTGGCTGCTCTTGCTGAAGCTGCTGCACCGTACGGTATTGAGAGTTTTGATTCAGTTTTGAAGCCCTTGTGGAAGGGTATTAGATCACATCGTGGCAAGGTTTTGGCTGCCTTCTTAAAGGCTATAGGTTTCATCATTCCTCTTATGGATGCTGTATATGCCAGCTACTATACCAAAGAAGTTATGGTTATTCTTATTCGTGAGTTTCAATCACCTGACGAGGAGATGAAGAAAATTGTGTTGAAAGTGGTGAAGCAGTGTGTGAGTACAGAAGGTGTGGAGCCGGATTACATCCGTCAAGACATACTTCCAGAGTTCTTTAGGAACTTCTGGGTCAGAAGAATGGCTTTGGACCGCAGAAACTACAAGCAGCTTGTTGAAACCACTGTGGAGATAGCGAACAAAGTTGGTGTAGCTGATATAGTTGGGAGAATTGTGGAAGACCTCAAAGATGAAAGTGAACCATACCGAAGAATGGTCATGGAGACCATTGAGAAGGTGGTTGCAAATCTTGGTGCATCTGATATTGATGCTCGATTGGAAGAGCTTTTAATTGATGGAATCCTTTATGCCTTCCAAGAGCAGACCAGTGACGATGCCAACGTGATGCTTAACGGATTTGGTGCTGTTGTAAATGCACTTGGCCAAAGAGTTAAACCATACCTTCCTCAGATTTGTGGTACCATAAAATGGCGACTGAACAACAAGAGTGCAAAGGTGAGACAGCAAGCTGCAGATCTGATATCCAGAATTGCAGTGGTTATGAAGCAGTGTGGGGAAGAGCAACTAATGGGCCATCTTGGTGTTGTCTTGTATGAGTACTTGGGAGAAGAATACCCAGAAGTTCTAGGATCTATACTGGGGGCACTCAAGGCTATTGTGAATGTTATTGGTATGACCAAGATGACACCTCCAATTAAGGACTTGCTTCCTCGGTTGACACCAATTTTGAAGAATCGTCACGAGAAAGTCCAGGAGAACTGTATTGACCTTGTTGGTCGAATTGCAGATCGTGGAGCTGAATTTGTTCCTGCAAGGGAGTGGATGAGAATTTGTTTTGAGCTTCTTGAGATGCTTAAAGCCCACAAGAAAGGTATCCGTCGAGCAACAGTGAACACATTTGGGTACATTGCTAAAGCTATTGGGCCTCAGGATGTGCTTGCAACATTGTTGAACAATCTTAAGGTGCAGGAGCGTCAGAACCGTGTATGCACCACTGTCGCAATTGCTATTGTTGCAGAAACCTGTTCCCCCTTTACAGTCTTGCCTGCTTTGATGAACGAATATCGCGTGCCAGAGCTTAATGTCCAGAATGGTGTCTTGAAATCTCTCTCCTTTCTTTTCGAGTACATTGGAGAAATGGGCAAGGACTATATATATGCTGTGACTCCATTATTGGAAGATGCTCTAATGGACAGAGATCTCGTACACAGGCAGACTGCTGCCTCTGCTGTGAAGCACATGGCTCTTGGGGTTGCTGGTCTTGGATGTGAAGATGCCCTCGTCCACCTTTTGAACTACGTCTGGCCAAACATTTTTGAGACTTCTCCACATGTGATTAATGCAGTTATGGAAGCCATTGAAGGAATGAGGGTTGCACTGGGGGCGGCTGTAATCCTTAACTATTGTCTGCAGGGATTGTTCCATCCAGCTAGGAAAGTCAGGGAAGTGTACTGGAAGATTTACAACGCGCTGTATATTGGGGCTCAGGATGCACTCGTAGCTGCTTATCCCATTCTGGAAGATGATGAAACCAATGTTTTCAGTAGGCCTGAGCTTAACATGTTTATTTAG
- the LOC104101025 gene encoding large ribosomal subunit protein cL37 alpha, whose protein sequence is MALLIFNTAPSVPLSSHSASTSAFPSSRLCNSHITLKPKSYANYHIQAPLIFNKRGALIAKAAADIDSVGSDNPEPAPENNEESVPVENLPLESKLQQKLDQKIKMKLAKKIRLRRKRLVRKRHLRKKGRWPPSKMKKNKNV, encoded by the exons ATGGCTCTCCTTATCTTCAACACTGCTCCCTCCGTTCCTCTCTCCTCTCATTCTGCCTCTACTTCTGCATTCCCAT CCTCCAGGTTGTGCAACAGTCACATTACTCTGAAACCGAAGTCATATGCCAATTACCATATTCAAGCACCTCTTATCTTCAACAAGAGAGGTGCATTGATTGCTAAGGCAGCTGCGGACATTGATAGTGTGGGTTCTGATAATCCCGAGCCTGCACCAGAGAACAATGAAGAAAGTGTACCTGTTGAGAATCTGCCCCTGGAGTCTAAGCTTCAGCAAAAGCTTGATCAGAAGATTAAAATGAAATTGGCAAAGAAGATCAGACTACGAAGGAAGAGACTCGTTAGGAAGCGCCACCTAAGGAAGAAAGGGCGATGGCCACCTTCTAAGATGAAGAAGAACAAGAATGTCTAG